Within Streptomyces sp. NBC_00704, the genomic segment CGTCGTCGTGGAAGTTGCCCGCCGAGACCACCGTCGTGATCCCCGCGTCGACCATCTTCTTCACGGCGGACTCCAGGGCCGCCGACCGGTGGTCCAGGTTGAGCGACATGTTCACCACGGCCGGCTTCTGCGCGTGCGCCGTGACCCACTTGACCGACTTCACCACGGCGGCCTCGGCCGCGGCGGGGGTGCCGCCGCCGTCACTTTCGCACAGGACGCCCTGGACGCGGACGAGTTCGGCCTTGGGCGCCACCCCGTACTTCGCTCCGCCGATGACGCCCGCGACGAACGTGCCGTGGCCGATGCCGTCCTCGCTGAAGCAGTCGCCGGAGTCCTTCGCGCCCACGAAGTCGGCGCCGAGCCGGGCGCGTCCGCCGAACTCCTTGTGGCCGACGTCCATCCCGGTGTCGATCACATAGACGTGCACGCCCTTGCCCGTGGCCGTGGTGGTGAGCTTCCCGTTCAGCGGCCGCGACCGCTGATCCAGGATGTCCAGGTTCCACGGCACGTGGCGGGTGAGGGGGAGGGCGGCGATCCGCGTCACCCCGGACGGCCGCCCCAGGACGGTGGAGGAGCCGGGCGCCGTGTCGGACGACAGCCCGTCCCCGGCGGGCGTCGCGGACGACCCCTCGCCGTGCACGGCCGGCTTCTTCCCGTGCGCGGGCGGAGTCCCGCCGTCTCCGGCCGCCGGGCCGGCCTTCCCGCCGCAGGCCGAGGCCCCGAGCACCGTCATCACGGTCATCACCATGAGACCGGCCTTCGTCGCGTTACGCGTCACGATGTCCCCCATGTCCCTGCTTCGCACACAGTCAGTGCACAAGACGGCCACGGCGGACGAACGGTTCCGGCCACTGTGCGCCGTGGCTCCGGCGCGGAATCCGCGCCGCTCGGCGGAGCAGGGGAGGGGCGCCGTCCGTCGGGCCCGTCCGTCGGGTTCGGCCGTCGGGCCCGGCCCGTGCGGGACGACTACCGCTGCGCGGCGTGGCCGGCGAACGCCCCGGCCAGCGCGGCGGCGGCCGCCGTGAGATCGGCGCGGACCCTCTCCTCGTGCGCCGGCAGGTCCCGCTCCCTGCCGACGACCGACAGCGCGGCCCTGATACGCCCGTCGCCGTCGCGAACCGGCACGGCGTACTCGGTGACACCGTGCTCGAACTCCGCGCGCGCCACCACGACGCCGCCCGGGCGGTCGCGGTCGTTGGCGGCGACGAGTTCCTCCGCGCTGCGGGCCGCGTCGGGCCCGCCGACGCCGATCAGCTCGTAGCCGTCGAGGAGGACGGCGATCTCCTCGGCGGTGTGGTCCAGAAGCAGGGCGCGTCCGGCCCCTGTGCACCAGCACGGCGTGACGAGGCTCGCCCGCCCCTGCCACTCCTGGCCGAGACCCGCGGCCGACTCGGCGCGCAGAAGCCGGACCTGGACGCCGTCGCGTACCGAGAGCCGGGCCCCCGCGCCGTACGCGACGGCCATACGGCGCAGGAGCGGGCGGCTGCCGCTCAGCAGGCCGGGGTGCAGGGAAGCGGCCGTGGCGAAGAACGCGCCGCCGGCCCGCAGCGTGGAGTCGTCGCCGCGTTCGAGGAACCCTCTGTCGCACAGGTCCTGCGTGGTGCGGGACGCCTTGCTGCGTTCGACGCCGACCTCGTCGGCGAGCCTGCTGACATTGAAGCCGGTGCGGCCGGAGGCCTCCCGGTCCAGCACGGCGTCGACCATGCGCAGGGCTATGCGCAGCGAGGACGCCGTTCCCCGGGGCGCCGGTCCGGGAGAGGGGCCGTCCGTCGTCACGTCCGCACTATAGGCGAGCCGCTCCTCACCGGCCCGGCACGGCTTCGACAACACGACAACACGACGGCACCGACGGCACCGACGGCACCGACGGCGCCGACGCCATCGGCGCCACGGCGGCATGGGAGGCCTGGGCGGTACGGGAGGCCCGGACGGTCTCCGCGACACCGCACGGCCCGTGCCGGGTCCCCGGCTTCGTTCAGCCGCCGGGGTGCAGGGCGAAGACGCGGGCGGGAAATCCCGAACCGCCCTGCGGCTTGGGCCAGGTGGCGACGATCAGCGCACCCGCCTCCGGCACCTTGTCGAGGTTGGTCATCAGCTCGATCTGCCAGCGGTCCCGCCGCAGGACGTAGTCCTCCAGCCCGAAGTCGCCCGCAGAGGTGGCCAGTCCGGGATCGGTGTCGGTCTGCTCATGACCGATGGCGGTGACGCCGGCCTCTTCGAAGAGGTACCGCAGGACCTCGGCCGACCAGCCCGGACAGTGGCTCACGCCCGCCTCGTCCCTGTTCGCCATGGCGGCCGGATCCGGCCAGCGCCGGCTCCAGCCGGTGCGCAGTGCGACGAACGCCCCCGCCGGGATCCGGCCGTTCCGGTCCTCCCAGGCCGCCACGTCCTCCAGGGTGGGCACGGCGTCCGGGTCCGTGGCGACGCGCTCGGCGATGTCGAGGACGACGAGCGGAAGGATCATCTCGTCGACGGGTATCTCGTCCAGCGTGCGGGCGCCGGCGACGAAGTGGACGGGCGGATCGACATGCGTCCCCCACTGGCCGACGATCGTGTACCGGTGCACGGTGAAGCCGTCGCCGCGGGACATGTCGAAGGGCGTCTCGCGCCGCTCGTCGGGAAAGGCGGGAAAGTGCGGCTGCCCGGGATGGAAGGCATGGGTGAGGTCGGTGCGCACCGTGCGACCCGTCAGCTCCCGGTGCAGGGCCCACAGCGGCGGCTCGGCGGTGCCGGTGCCGGTGGCGGAGGCCGTGGAGGCGGTGTTCGGCGTCATGCGCGCTCGTCCTCTTCGTGGGTGGAGTTTTTCAGATTCGTCGGTTCGGATGTGCTCGGTGCTCGGTGCTCGGTGCTCGGCGCTTGGGGGCGCGAAGGCCGCGGGCGGCTGATCAGACCCGGGAGACGAGTTCCAGCGGTGCGGAGAGTTCGATCACCGGAATCTCCCACGGGTGCGCGTCGGCGAGACGGGCGAGGACCTGCGTGAGGGCGTCGTCGTCCACTGCGGCGTCGACGTATGTGGTGACGGCGAGCGTCGGCGAGAGGACTCGGCTCCCCACCGAGCCGAGCGAGGGCCGGGCGCCCGGCCGGACGGTGAACCCCTCCGCGCCGAGGGACACCTCGAAGACGTCGTCGTAGAGGCCGAAGTCGCCCAGTCCGGGCGAGGTCTCGAGGACCCGCAGGAGTGCCGCGAAGGACGGGTCCGCGCGCAGCGCGTCGAGGTCGCCGCTCGCGCAGGAGGCGAGGGTCGTCTCCGCGACCGGCCAGTACACCTTGATCGTCCGGACGGCCCGGCGCCGGACGGCCGCTCCGGCGGGCGCGCGGCCCTCACCGGCGGCTGTCGGCTTGATCGTCGTCGTGGCCATGCGCGGTCATCCCTCGGCGGTCGGCGGCTGGTGCGTCCCAGTATGCTAGGCGTGCATCAAATGCACGGCAAGATGCAAATACCGCACGATGGGGCTGAGCGCGGTCTTGCACCCGACCCTGGCCCCGACCCACCCCCGGCACGGCGGAGGCGCGCATGGACTCAAGCGTGACGAAGGGACTGGACGCCCTCTCGGCGCTCGCTCACGGCACCGCCGACGGCCGGCCTGGGCCCACCGCCGCGTCCGTCGCGGAGCTGGCCCGCCGGCTCGGACGCGACCGCAGTCAGCTGTCCCGCACGCTCAAGGCCATGGCGGAAGAGGAATTCGTCGCCCGTGACGACGTCTCCGGCGACGTCGCCCCGCACTGGCGGCTGTACGCGGCCGCCCGCGACCTCACCGGGCACAGGCTCCGCACGGACGGGCTCACCGCCCTGGAGGGCATGGTGGCCGAGACCGGCGAGAGCTGCTACCTCGGAGTCCTGGCCGGCGACACCACCGTGACGATCGCCGAACGCCTGCCCTCCGGCAGCCGGCAGCTGGGC encodes:
- a CDS encoding IclR family transcriptional regulator, which gives rise to MTKGLDALSALAHGTADGRPGPTAASVAELARRLGRDRSQLSRTLKAMAEEEFVARDDVSGDVAPHWRLYAAARDLTGHRLRTDGLTALEGMVAETGESCYLGVLAGDTTVTIAERLPSGSRQLGSWIGRPYPAYCSDCGQALLSDADDDEVAAVFARTEFRRHGPNTPTDVPDFLRRLEVTRRRGYSIVDEEAEPGLYSVAVPVRDFTGEVVAAVQVVGPRRRLEPRTAECAAAALRWGARLEAALRGT
- a CDS encoding IclR family transcriptional regulator domain-containing protein; its protein translation is MTTDGPSPGPAPRGTASSLRIALRMVDAVLDREASGRTGFNVSRLADEVGVERSKASRTTQDLCDRGFLERGDDSTLRAGGAFFATAASLHPGLLSGSRPLLRRMAVAYGAGARLSVRDGVQVRLLRAESAAGLGQEWQGRASLVTPCWCTGAGRALLLDHTAEEIAVLLDGYELIGVGGPDAARSAEELVAANDRDRPGGVVVARAEFEHGVTEYAVPVRDGDGRIRAALSVVGRERDLPAHEERVRADLTAAAAALAGAFAGHAAQR
- a CDS encoding S8 family peptidase, with product MTRNATKAGLMVMTVMTVLGASACGGKAGPAAGDGGTPPAHGKKPAVHGEGSSATPAGDGLSSDTAPGSSTVLGRPSGVTRIAALPLTRHVPWNLDILDQRSRPLNGKLTTTATGKGVHVYVIDTGMDVGHKEFGGRARLGADFVGAKDSGDCFSEDGIGHGTFVAGVIGGAKYGVAPKAELVRVQGVLCESDGGGTPAAAEAAVVKSVKWVTAHAQKPAVVNMSLNLDHRSAALESAVKKMVDAGITTVVSAGNFHDDACKHSPAGVPGTIVVAASTPNDRPWNDSGSYGSGYGRCVDLYAPGQKVTAALAGGGTATEDGGATSWAAPHATGVVALYLSAHPHATVQQVHVWLDHTATRGVLHGVRADTPNRLLDTGGI
- a CDS encoding cyclase family protein; this encodes MTPNTASTASATGTGTAEPPLWALHRELTGRTVRTDLTHAFHPGQPHFPAFPDERRETPFDMSRGDGFTVHRYTIVGQWGTHVDPPVHFVAGARTLDEIPVDEMILPLVVLDIAERVATDPDAVPTLEDVAAWEDRNGRIPAGAFVALRTGWSRRWPDPAAMANRDEAGVSHCPGWSAEVLRYLFEEAGVTAIGHEQTDTDPGLATSAGDFGLEDYVLRRDRWQIELMTNLDKVPEAGALIVATWPKPQGGSGFPARVFALHPGG